The DNA sequence tgtaattatataaaccctaaaactttaaagttaaaattctcataatatacataatgatttcatgcatataatatatcaaaagaaagagcatttaatgaggaataaaacccctaaacttttaagatcgaaaaataaaaaattcaacataaaataataacgaaattaatatgtaattggaaaaacaaagaaagtaacatatacatattaattgttacaaaaattataggttctaaatcatatacaataggcaatctgataccacatgttagaaaaattaataatataccaagatctatttgtatataacatagaacacaataataagatataataattaggtatgtgtacctgattgatccatagcaattatctcagtttgatccacagcagttactccaattcgataatgcaatactatcaactaagtcttcctccctagatctctaaatcagaagcagtttatttaatctgattatcaaaaggtatacaattgtgatgagacaatatgtatttatagagttagggaggggacttagctacaaaaccctagttgggctgggcctgctcatcaaaggcttcagtcaactagaaaagcccacacttctgcttcacctagactttacacacagatgctaagcccatgaACAATTGATCACcgacaacatgggctaacacagcaaagaactatccaatcaacccaagttttaataaaaccaataaaatttaatgtaagcccaaataaaagtctaacaattTGCACTTTGTGGATTGACTTAAATTAGATCGTACAAATTAGATTGAATtagctattttatgaacactgTAATCTTAGTATGTACAAAATGGCTAGACAAACACACTCAAGAGAGAGTCGGTTGACGAGGTGCTGTCTGTGGGTCCCAATAAGATGGGCTGCTATTGCAGAAAGCAACACGTGGGCCGCTGCTTAGTTTTATAGAGATGGAAATTGGGCGGTTAATGTACGGGGAATGTAATCCCCGCCCCCATCCCCGCTATCTATTTATACCCCCATCCCCGCCCCATTCCCGTCTAATAACCAACAGATTCGGGGTAGGAGAATACCCATCGGTTATGGGGAAGTCATCGGGTATCTATTaaggtaaaatgaaaaaaaattaatttaaaataattgaaaaaaataaattacaccAATATTCTTACAACTATTTACTATGCATTCATAATTCATAGGAGATAAAAGACAAACCTACCTAAAAAAAGCATCACctagtagaaaataaaaactaaatatgcctcaaagtttgaaaaaaaaacaaaaaaaatataacccaAGTATAGGATCATAGTCTCATACCTCTCAAGCgtcccaaaaaattaaaaagtaaacaaagatgaaattaagaatcgagaagaaaatatCTTTACACATGTAATCCACAATGATCATCAGTTCACTATCGTCATTAGATCTTCATAGTTTAagcatatgatatataattttgattatgtataataatcaaaaatcatatatctactatatatatgttaagaatagaaaagaaattatatatatctatattggGGTCGGATATGGTACGGATAGTACTATCTCCGCCCCCACCCCATCCCCGCTTCGGGTATTGAAATTGTCCCCCACCACCGCCCCATTAACTACCAAGACGGGGAATTCCCaccccattaggggcgggtcccCGCGGTTACCCATCCCCGCGGTATAAATTTCCATCTCTTTTATCtagtatttttgttgaaaaaaaaataatacacaatacaaaagttattttttccgtgtcacaatattatttattgtaattattaaaatatttttttaagtatttatgtaaAAATGATGCCATTTGAGACATAAAAAACAAATGAATGAAGAATGGGAaaacaatatacatataaaaagagtgGTCATGTAACCAAAATGAGCAACAAAAGAATATATAGCAACACTATCAaatgtcaaaataaaaaaaaatttggtggGAAGATGGATATAAAGATTTGTAGGCTATTTCAGCTTATATTTGCCACCATTTACGATTTTCCATCGACTTCGCAAGTTGTTTAGCCATTGATGCAAAGTCCTCTGCCCCATTTTTCAACTCCTCCGTGTGTTGGCCTAGTTTCTGATATCAAtacccaaaaaaaaagaaaaaaacatgtATTCATTCATAAAATATGACAGATTAAATTTTGACAAGAtgtgtaatatttataataccTCAAGCTTTTCCTGGCGCTGTACAAGCTTATCCCTTGCTTGTGCAGCTGCTCCCGAGGCATCCTTCAAAAGAATGGAAATTATTGTGTTAGATATATCCATGAAATTAAACCATTTTAACCACTTTTCCATAATTCATCAATCTCAATAACCTCATTCTTTCGATATTTAGCTCTTATCTCTTCTGCTGTTCTGACTGTGGGTTTTATATCACTATCACCACCATGAAACAATCTGTCTCTCTCTGTTTCTTTATCTGTTCATTAAAAACATCAATTACATCATTTAATGCCAGCAAAATAATTAAAGAACTTGAAGCAATAACTTTAAAGCAAGCTATTTTACCTTTCGTTTCATTCTTGTTTTTCTGAGATGAAGATGAGACGTGTAGAGGTTCGTCGATGACAATGTCGTCTGTATAAAGACAGTAGAGTGAGCCACATAGAAGAAAGATGTCAAACACGAAGACTTTTATTCCCTTTCTGATAATTTAAGGAAGAGATATAGACGGAACCTAAATTGAGTTGTATGATTTCTTGGTCATCTGTCAGAGCTGTCGAAGGTTTTAAGAATGGAGGACTTGAAAATAAGGTCTCTAAATGTGCATGAATATCTTTATGAAGTCCACTAAGATCAGCATTGTGTTCCACTTTCTCTGCTTTTAAACCCTTCATTATACCACCCAAAATTCCAGGGGTAACAGCCTGCGGCAACAGAAGTTAGGAGCCAAAACAAATTATTAACAAATGAGATAAACAATCGAGCTTAGCAATAAATTCTGCTACCTGTTTCTGAGTTGGAGAGAAATTGAGTGTGGCATCTACTGAAGCTGCAAGCACTTTATTATAAAGACAGGGCAAAGAATCTGGTATCCTACAAGACAAGCAAACTTTCTTATTATTGAAGTATTTTTTATGTGCTTCACTGTACACAAACTATTATCGTTTTCATATAAATGTACAATCAAGAGAAAGTTACCTGAGGTCATTTTCATAGCTCAGAACAGATATAAAAGCAAGTTCATGCCCGTTTACCTATAGCATTACACAAAATTCAGAGTAACTACAACATGGAGTGGAAACCAAATTACAAACCATTGTACAAAATAGGTGATGGAGCAAAATGCTTATGTTGGCAAACTTTGAGTGCAACTGGTATGATCCAATGATAATATTACATTAGAGCGACATTGTATCATAGAAAAGTATTTGAAAATTATGTAGCAATACTCATAATCAGAAAAATGAAACCATGATAGTCAATATCTCTTAAAGCTTAGTGTGAGTCAAAATATGCATAAATTTCTTCTTGATGATAACCTGTCACGAATCAATTTGTTGAAACTAACCAGTGCAATTTCCCCCTGATCAGTAGAGCACATTGTCTTGTCCATATTAGTCTTGTAGTTCCATCTTAGAATAGACATTAGGGAGCTTTCTCCCAACACTTCAAGATCTGGCAAAGACCTGTTAAAGATTAAGAAGTAAGAATTAGTCCCAGTAGCTATTACTTTAGACCCAATTTAACCAAATGTCATGTAAAATTGATTCATCAATTTATTAATTTGCTTTATAGTGGAAAAAAAGAAGCTGACAATAGAAATAGAACTGAGCTTTTCACCTTATTTCAATTACTCCAGTTTGATAAAGAACAACCAATCCACATTCTTTCTCATCTTTCTTCAATGTTGTAGTCCAGCAACATGGTTTCACAAGATCCACCTTGTGAATAGAGTCATTGTCACCCTACAGTAACAAAGTTTCGTTGACAAGGGAGATGAAAAATACTTGAACCGGAATGTATATACGGTAGGAAgttacctcaatcatagaatTCAGAGAGTACAAGTGCAAGGAATCTTCACAACACAGCAAAATAAGTAGGTTCATTAATCTCCGATCAAAATGTCCACTTCTAGAAGAGTGTTTCAATCCAACTTGTGAGAGTTCATCTATAGCTTTACTACTTTCAGGTGATTTCGATGAATGCTTTCCACTGCCAACTTCAGATATAAGATCACCATCTGCacacaaaagaaaagaaagagtcCTCAGACGACACAAATCAAAGTAAATGAGATAATTCTGTGTAATCTGTATTTACTTACCTATGACGTGCAATGAAATTGCCGTACAATTCTTTATTGGTTGTAAAGGCTGAGAGCAAACCGAATTTCCAGTAGTGATATCTCTTACACTAATATGTGCATTCATTGTCATAGTGAACAGAACCCCTGATTCAGAATCACTCGGAATTTTGGATTGAGAGCCCTTTGGACTCTTGACTGAGCTATTAGCATCTAATAATGATCTAACATCCAAAACTTTTAGAGGGGAACTTGTCTCGGATGAAACATCAGTTAGACTTAAAACAGATAACGTATTAATATCAAGCATTGCGACCTGAAAAGAAGTATGAtgaaaagaaaattaagaacTCTCTAACGTTTAACTAAGAATAGAAAAAAcacaaggaaaaaaaaaaagatgacatTGACTGTACCTGCCCACAGTTGAACCCAACAAAAAGTAGGTTTCCAGAATTAGAAAAATGTAGGGTGCATATAGGAGAAGAGAGGATAGAAAACACTGCTAGGCAATAAGGCACATccccttgttggaaattatgaACTGAGAAAGAAATATTACACAGACCAATAGAAAATCAAAACCAACATTGACGCAATAATTTGAAAGTATAACTGTGAAGGAAAACTAGATTCAAACTCCTAAACAAAGATTTaagtgagaaaaaaaaaatgaaacttgttcTAGGAGTCCACTGTTAAAACTCTAGTCATCTTATGATTTTTATCTATAAATCAAGCTCCATCTTATTTCCTGCCTTGACTTTGCAAAAGATTTTAAGGAAAAGAACATTAAAACTTGTCTGACATTGACATCTATATGGAGTATAGAGACATCAGCATCGAGGTAATGCACATTTAAACCCAAACCTTCTTTTCCAGTTGCTGTCACAAAATGCAAATTCTTCTCAAAAGGAATTCTTATCAGGTCATAGAGACGAACCTACATAccctcaaaagaaaaaaaaaatatatcattgtCCATCAAATTAATCTCTCTTTATTTTATTCCTTCAAAAGGCAAAGACAAAAGTATAAATTCTTACCCTGCCACATTCATCACCGACAGATAACTTGAGTGTAGAAGAGCAGAAGTCCAATGCAGTTACTGATACAATTTCATTAGTCATACCTTTCACCTATTATATACACAATACAAACTTAATATCATATGAACAGTACAATTATGTGATAACATAGAAGGAACAAAACACAACAAAGACACAAACCTGAGGTTGTATAGAATGAATAAGTTGCAGAGAAGGATATGTGGCATCCCAAAGTCGAACAGATCCATCTTGGTACCCTGAAATATACACTCTCTCAACCTGATAAGTTTGGGCATCAAAACCTTGACTGGGAAGCCCACCAGTCAAAGGCCACTCTGTACTTCCTTTACGTAAATGTTCCACACTTAGCTTTTCAGCTGATATCTAAATGAATAAGGCCAAACTAGTTAGCATGTACAACAAGTGCCAAGCATTTAAAAAGTAATTTCTTTAAGTACTGCAAGAACTTTGGTAGCTCAGCCGTCTTATTGAACTAGAAAAGTGATTTCCAATAATGAAAGATGATGTTACTGAAATGTGCTTGATAATTAGAACTGATCAAATGACAAAGCAGTACCCTAGAGAAAGCTTGTGAAAACTCTCCATCTCCATGCACCAAACTGAGCTTTGAAACTGTCATATCTGGTTCAGTAGTAGGAACGACTGTAGTATACTTTACTGGTACTGGTCTGACAGATGTATTCTTTAGCTGGGACGTTGAGGCAAACAGGGAAGCCTTATCATAAACAAGCAACTGTCCAGGATTTGTCAAGGTAAGTAACAAAGTCTCGTTGCTGTTGCTGTCTATTACACCGGCAGTTCGTAACAAGACCATATCAGCAAAAGAACCATGAAGTGAAAGGTCTACGCGGCTAACACATTTTAGACTTTCTATTCCCTGAGACCATTCAAGGCTTAAAATCTGCAAATGGGAGAAGATAATAATTACATTGCTCCAGCAAATAAAGATACTTACAATTACTCATATACTAAACTTAAAGAATTAAGAATCTCTATCAAAGGAAAATATGAGCTAAGTAATCAATTACTCTCAAAACAAGGAAATATAAAAGATGTGAGTAAAATGTATCCATGAAACGTAACCTttcaataatttccaattaTTCATCTTGCTATCTTTCACAAGATCTGcctaataaataattatgttgAAGGCTAAAGGTTTTTTTTTGTCTTCATGTAAGAATTGAGTTAACTTCCTCAAGCAAAATTATTTAAACTAATGACTTGGTATTCATCCGGTTGAATTATGAAAAATCGTGCCAATTTTAGTGTTGAAAACACAAGTATGCACAACTAAGAACAAAACACAGGCAATCAACTTTGAGTTAAGAGTAAGAATATACTGTCAGAACTTCATCGGATCCAATTTGATCTCCACCATAGACAAAAAGCTGTCCTGCTCGATCATTAGATGATCTTGTTGCACACCAATGTAGAACAATCACAGGGAGTCTTCTGTTTCCTGATGCCAATTGCAGCTTTACAACATTATCGACTGGGTCTTCAGCCTGCCAATCTTTTGAGGAAACATAACTTGATATGTCCCACAACATTATATCTCCATCTACATAGCCAACAGCAAGTACTGACCCATTTTCAGATGCCCAACAAAGAGAGCTGATCTCTTTCTCAGTTTCATTATCATTCAAATTATCATGAAGCATATGTTTTGTTCCTTGTACACAATTTAGCACTGTTTTATACTTTAAATTGAGGTTTTTAGAGCCTCTGACGAAAACAATTTGATCTTCAGAAGCATCCCAGAGAATGATCAATCCATTCTCATATGCAATTAGAATTCTggaaaaaagaatgaaaaaggaaaattacaattgttttatttatttagtttagtTCCTTCTTGCTGTTAAATGCATGACACAACCTGGCATGGTTATAGCACCAATTCTAAAGTCAGAGCATTCTAATAAAGTGATCAAAATGAACTTATCATGCCTGTTTCCAGGAGAACAAGGTTGATGGAGTACCCCAACCACTGGAAGTTGATCAGGCAATGGCATGCCATCTTCATCTACATTATCaatgaaatatttttctttttaaataaacatgaaaaatcTCAGAATCATTTGAGTGGTCATGAAAATATATGTAGGGTAACTATCCGtacatgcataatttattattcagCCACAATGACAAAGCAATTTAAAATTGTAGCGTACTTTCCACAAGAACTTAATTAGTAAGTACAACAACAAAATTATCATAAAAAAGATACCAAAAAAGgcatatattaatatagttaCCAGATAAGACATTTGCCGGAATATAATAAGGAAGCTGAATAATTTTTCTGTCATCAGCTTGATACTTTAGAACAGTTACATCCCCATGTTCGCTTCCAATATACCTGAATACAATGAGACATATTTAAGCCATGTATTACTTTAGGCAATACATTTTAGGGTAATTGGTTAAAGATAATACGTGATCCAACAATTAGTTATACAAATTACTATCATACATGTAACTTGTGCCATAAATTACAGAGAAAGCAGTTATATTGGATCCCCATTGTAAAGCAGAAGCTAGTCCCCTGTTTTCCAAGTCCCAAACCTGCCAATTATGTGAATAACATATTATATTGATCACATATTAATGAAGGGAAAGTAGGATAAACATAAAAGAGAGCATTTGAAGATAATAATAGCATTTAAATAGAGTCTAGAAAGATATCAGATACCTGAATTTCATTCTCGCTTGAAATACTGGCTAGAAAACCTTGATTTTGTAAGAACTGCCAAAATTTACAGGAAAGAAAATGcaagataaagacaatattcactatatatacacacaaataAATAAGTATGAACAAACAAATTCATTCAAGACAATTTCCCCGTGGACTAACACAGCAGGCTGCTTCCTGAAATGGTCAATTTTAATCACCAAAACACCACTTTTGAATCATCAAGTTCCATTTTCAGAGGAGGAAGGAAAACCAAGATACAAACTAGTAATCTACTGtttccaaataaatacaaacctCAAGATTTTTAAAGGGCAATGGCTTAGGAGATACAAGAAGACCCTCAATATTATCACTCCCAATCACTTTTATCCTACCATCTCTGCAGCAATAAACAAATACATAATAAATCAGCACTATAGTGACACGTGAAAATCCGGTCACTACAAAACAAACTATTTATTAACGAAATTGAAATCGAATTTTATTATCCTAGTTCTCATCTATGTTAACTCACAGGGTTCCAACAGCTAACAGGCTTTGATTGGAATCGAATGCTAGAATGGATGCTGTGGACGGAATCCCATAGTGTATAGCAATACGCGGCTTCAAATCCGCCATTGTTAAACTTCCCTTACGTGCATTCTGCTCAGTGCAACACACATAAGCACATCTATAAGTGTCTCTACGaataaatataaaatgtaattcgtaaaaattcaagagaaaattCGTTATTGAAGATTTTCTGATAAGATATTACAAAATTCATACATAGGATACGATAGCTGAATCATAAACTGAGATTTTCATACCTCTTGTTGATCAGTGGGTTTTTGGATGAATTGCTTGAACATTTGCAGAATCAAGAAAGAGCTAGTTGGTTTTTCTTCTTGTGGTTCTGCGTTGTACGGACGAAGAGATGATTAATTAACTTGATACTTGAGAGAGTGATTCTTTATGAGATTTCACGGTGACGCAAGTTTTCGTGGGTAATTATTAGCCGTTGGATATGGCGGGGCGCTAGTTGGATCAACGGACAACGTGGGGTGGGGCCACAAGAAGCGAAAACGTAAACGTTTCCTGTCTATTAATAGTATTAGTAGACTACGTACCTTCATGCCTCATTTGTTTAAGAGGATTTTCGATACTATACGTAATTCTTTTTGAGTTTTTGATtgatagaaatttttttaacgGTTTTTTCACTATTTAATACTAAGAAAACCAACAGCAGTTAGAAAAGCTTAACAGTTTTAGTCAGCTTATCAGCTTGAGTGTTAGTTGGTTAGCTCTTTTTGTAACTCTATTTATAGTTCTAATATACTTATTCATTATAAAGATGAAGAACAAAGATAGAGATTGTGTAGTGTTTGGGAGAGTGAAACGGagggagaaagagaaagagagaaattaTAATAGTCATTGTATGGTTTTGTGAGTTCGAGTGTGAGAGTTCTTGAGGATTTCTTTATGTGTTGTTTTAAGAGGTGTACACAACCATTGGAGATTGTAATCACTTGATTATATATAGTGGAGAAAATTATTTCTTGAGGGAGAGCTGGAGTAGGCCTTGAATTGTGGACCGAACCAGGATAAATCTCTTTGTTCTCTTGTTCTTACTTTTCTGTTTTTTCATTTTGCTTGATTTCAGTTTGtgtttttctttgatttatgtttgatattaacttttaaattGTTAAGTCCTCTATAGTAGAATTACTACAGTGATATCAGAGCTTCCTTGTGTAGATCGAAGATTTGATTTGAATGTTATCAAGAATTCAAGAAAGCAGTTGAAATAGAATCATCATCAACCAGATTCGATGGATCTGGAAACTTTAGTCTATGTAAAGAGAAGATGATGGTTGTGTTGATCTATTAAAAACTGGATTCAacactaaaaagaaaaaatagagaaGGTTGAGAAAGACTCTGATGCATCCAAGAAAGGTGATGCAAAAACTGTGATAAAGTAAGCTCGACCAACCATTATCATGAACCTTTTTGATAGTGTGCTAAGGGAAGTGATGTTGGAAacttattttaccatgatctaaatttactaacatgtatattgattataattttataatctaacatcctaaatataaaattcctaaaaacaataaatgaacaCATTAGGGATTAAAAAATCCATACAGTGATGGCAGTAGAATAAAATGACTCCTTctattcaaatctctagcccttgattcctgtctgtagcagagcattatcaagatttgaacttgGATCTTCTCCTCCTTCGATTGTGTTCATCACAGTTTTTGTCAGTGAGTCTAATGGCAGTGAAAGCATCCTTAAACAGTAGGTTTACTGCGCTTCCATTGTCTACCAATATTCTTGCCACGACCTTGTTTGCGATTGGAGTCTCAATGACCAAGGGGTCATGATGCAGAAAGCGTACTGGCTTTGCATCTTCCTCAGTGAAAGTAATGGATTGATCCACGAGTTTGGGCCTCTGAGCCGGAAGCTAAGTGacttcccatatctcattgTCATGTTTCAGGGCCCCAGCGTAACGCTTCAGCTCGTTTCTAGTGGTTCCCCCAATATGAGGACCTCTAGAGATTATAGCGACCCTTCCATTTATCTAAGGGCAGTCTGGGTGCCTACTGATAGGGCATCCCTCCTGGAGGTACCTGCCCCTCCAATACTACTGTCGGCCCTCCTTGAGGCACTGGGACTCCAGTTTGGGTCGGGTTCAGGTGTGCAACCTgtttttgatccactcgtacAAGTGGCCCAATCGAATTAAACTCTAAATTTCATGCTTCAAATTTTTGCATTCATTAGTGGTGTGACCGATGTTGTTGTGATAGTCACAGTTGGGATCTCTTCGGGAACTATCTCGATACAAAGGAAGAGGTTTCTAGTAATGCGTATTTTTCCAAGTCGCGAAGTATACCCATTCTTGGGTGTCCGTGAGCTCGGTGTACTGTGTATATTGGGGCACATACCCTCTCCTTTGCCTTTTGTCCTCAGACCGCGTACTACCTTTACAAGACCTCTTACTCCAGAAACTTGGGCGCTCCTGCCATGCTTGTGGCTGACGCGGACTGAGTTGGAAGTTGTGTGTTCACCCTGGAGGGATTGCTTATTGGGGCCCCCAAGTTTGATAGTGCTGGAGTGAAGGAAAGATTATGAGTATATCTCGGAGTGGCAGAAAATTGTATTCCGCTTGTTTGTGGAGCAGCTGGGAGCGCAGCTCTAGGAAGTTGCGTTCCTATCGCATATCCCGATACTTCCATTGGGTAATACCCGCCGTAAGCCACTATTTgctcttcttctaaatttatgtacttttggactctcttctgaaAGTCTTGGAGACTAGCA is a window from the Cannabis sativa cultivar Pink pepper isolate KNU-18-1 chromosome 1, ASM2916894v1, whole genome shotgun sequence genome containing:
- the LOC115706224 gene encoding uncharacterized protein LOC115706224 encodes the protein MFKQFIQKPTDQQENARKGSLTMADLKPRIAIHYGIPSTASILAFDSNQSLLAVGTLDGRIKVIGSDNIEGLLVSPKPLPFKNLEFLQNQGFLASISSENEIQVWDLENRGLASALQWGSNITAFSVIYGTSYMYIGSEHGDVTVLKYQADDRKIIQLPYYIPANVLSDEDGMPLPDQLPVVGVLHQPCSPGNRILIAYENGLIILWDASEDQIVFVRGSKNLNLKYKTVLNCVQGTKHMLHDNLNDNETEKEISSLCWASENGSVLAVGYVDGDIMLWDISSYVSSKDWQAEDPVDNVVKLQLASGNRRLPVIVLHWCATRSSNDRAGQLFVYGGDQIGSDEVLTILSLEWSQGIESLKCVSRVDLSLHGSFADMVLLRTAGVIDSNSNETLLLTLTNPGQLLVYDKASLFASTSQLKNTSVRPVPVKYTTVVPTTEPDMTVSKLSLVHGDGEFSQAFSRISAEKLSVEHLRKGSTEWPLTGGLPSQGFDAQTYQVERVYISGYQDGSVRLWDATYPSLQLIHSIQPQVKGMTNEIVSVTALDFCSSTLKLSVGDECGRVRLYDLIRIPFEKNLHFVTATGKEVHNFQQGDVPYCLAVFSILSSPICTLHFSNSGNLLFVGFNCGQVAMLDINTLSVLSLTDVSSETSSPLKVLDVRSLLDANSSVKSPKGSQSKIPSDSESGVLFTMTMNAHISVRDITTGNSVCSQPLQPIKNCTAISLHVIDGDLISEVGSGKHSSKSPESSKAIDELSQVGLKHSSRSGHFDRRLMNLLILLCCEDSLHLYSLNSMIEGDNDSIHKVDLVKPCCWTTTLKKDEKECGLVVLYQTGVIEIRSLPDLEVLGESSLMSILRWNYKTNMDKTMCSTDQGEIALVNGHELAFISVLSYENDLRIPDSLPCLYNKVLAASVDATLNFSPTQKQAVTPGILGGIMKGLKAEKVEHNADLSGLHKDIHAHLETLFSSPPFLKPSTALTDDQEIIQLNLDDIVIDEPLHVSSSSQKNKNETKDKETERDRLFHGGDSDIKPTVRTAEEIRAKYRKNEDASGAAAQARDKLVQRQEKLEKLGQHTEELKNGAEDFASMAKQLAKSMENRKWWQI